From the Polaribacter tangerinus genome, the window TTATCCATCCTACTTTCTTTCTCCATGCTTCATAGCTTTGCTTAAGTTTTAATGCATCTTTAGGAGGATGTTGGTTTTCTTTTTTTGCGATATTATTTAAAATTTCAGTTTGTTCCTCTATAGAATTTAATCCAATTGATTTTCTTCTCTTGTTAACTTTTATTATACATTCAAGAGGATTCGGTGCTAACTTACCATTTTTATCCCAGTCAAATTGTGTACCAAAAAATTGTTTTTTATTCTCAAATACTGCAATTCTGTCTTTTAAATACGCATTATTTATTTTACTAGCATTGTTTTCTTTAACAACTATTTCTAGAAGTTTTTGACATTTTTTCATAAATTGTGGTTTGCTAATTGCATGCTGAATTATTAACCACGCTGCCTCATGTGCTTCTTTTCCAACTTTTTGAATTGTTGGATATCCATGTTTATCAATAATTGTTTCTAATATTTTAGCATTTTCAATATGAATTTTTTCCATTTCTGGGTGATATTCATCATTAAGTATACCTTTCCTAATTAATTCATCTCTAACTCTTATATCAGTATTTTTTAATTTTATAATTAGACTAGCTATTTTATCAAAATCAGCCATAAAACATTTTACCTTCTCAAAAGTGAGAAGTTTCCTTTTTTGTTGATTATTGGTTTGTTATTATCTGCAGGCACAAGTGTAATATTGTACCAATAATCGTCTGATGGGAGTAGTTTGCTGTTGTATGTTCCGTTCCATCCGTTGCTATCTATTGGTATTTCTGCTACGAGTTTACCGAATCTGTTAAAGATGGTAATTTTGGCATTAGGATAAAATGTTTTGTTGGCACCTTTTATAATCCAAGTATCATTTTTACCATCTCCATTAGGGGTAAAAAATTTAGGGAATTGCAATACAGATAATTGCAAAGTAGCATCAGGAGCACAGCCATTTTTATCATTTACAATTAGGGTATAAATTCCGCCTTCTAAGTTTTCAAAGATTGTTTCATCTTGAAAAGGAGTAGTGGTATTTAGATCTTCATTTCTCAGTGCAAATTGGTAGTTGCCAATTCCGATATTATTGGATATGGTATCAATAGAAACAGAGAGGTTATTTTCTCGATTCAAGGCATTTGCTTCATCAACAATTGTTACAAAGCTTCTTTCTATCGTTGCAGGATTAGAAGCGTTTACGGTTATGGTTTGACTTCTAGAGCAATTGGTTCCGTTGGTAGTGGTTGCGGTAACGGTGTAATTTCCTCCTTTGTTAATAGGCGCTGTTTGTGTATTCGCTACAATATTACCCAGCGCATCGGTCCATAGATAGTTGTAAATTCCTGCGGGATTTTCAGCTTCAAGAAACATTGGAGTATCATTTAAACAAATAATTTGCGGACTCGTAATAGCAAAGCTAGGTAAAGGGTTTACGATTACTTGAAAAGAGGCATCATCGTTTACACATCCAGTAGCTTTGTTTTGTATGCGCACAAAAAAGGTTTCTGTGGTATTGGTGTTTGTATATGGCGATGCTACGGCGTTTGTACCGTTGGTTGCTTGTTGTGGTGTTTTGTGAAAGGTTACCTCAAAATCGTCTGTGTCTTGAGAAGCACCAAGGAGTTTTGGAATTTGACTGTCTAAATCAATGGATTGAATAATTCCGTTTGTATCATCACCATCTGCATCATCATCGCAATAGGAGAGATTAGAGACAGGCGTAAACACAGGTTCTTTATTAATAATTACTTTAAAATTAGAGAGGTAGTTTACACAATTAGTTTCGGTATTTACAATTCGTACATAAATTGTTTCTTGGTATGGTGTTGTGTTTTCTATGGGAGAACTCAGCGGATTATTTCCGTTTTGAGCTTCTAAAAATTCTCTGTGATAGGTAATCTTAAATTTGGTAGGATCTTGAGTGCCAAGAATAGTACTTGTTTGTAATTCTAGATTGATGTTTTTAGAGTAACCGTTAATAGCCGAACCATCTAAGGCATCATCACAGACTTCTAAATCTGAGACAAAGTTTGCTGTAGGAACTTTATTAACAATTACAAAGAAAGAGGTGTGGTCTGTAAAACAACCGGTAATTTTATTGGTAACTCGAACAAATATTTCTTGCTGGTCTTTGGTGGTGTTTTTAAAAGGAGAAGCAAGCGGATTGCTGCCAGAGTTGGCTTCTTCTGCCGATTTGTGGTAGGTAACCTCAAAATCGGAAGGAGATTGAGAGCTGCCTAAAATACGCGCATCGTTGTCGGTAAGCATAAAACCATCTACAAAACCATCCGTAGAGAGTCCGCTAACAGCATCATCACACAAGGTTAAATTTTCTGCAGCATTGGCAATTGGAACAGAATTAATTTGAACATAAAATTGTCCTAAACCTTGGCAATCGTTATTTACATTGCTTAAAATTTTATAATAAATAGGAAATTGAATTCCTTGAGTTGTGGTAGTTACTTCATTTTTCGAAATATCATTTCTAAAGTTTGATATATCTATTTCGTTTAAGCTACTGCTTCGATCATCTTTATTTTCAAAGAAAGAAACGGTAGTATTAGCAGGAGCATTAATACCTGATAAAATGGCTGTCTTGTCTAGAGTAAAGGCAGAAATATTGTCTGTATCGTTGTTTAAACTTGGATTATCATCTCCATTTGGCGCAAGAAAATCGTCACAAACAGGAGTTTGAATAGTATTGTAGGCATTGTCTGATGTAGCACCAACATTAATGGTTAAGCTAACAATATCTCTTGTACACCCAAAAGAAGTGGTAACCTTCGCATAGACAGTTTTAGATGTATTAATAGGAATAGCGTATGAAGTAATATTTGTAATTTTTGTTGTTCCTAAATTATCTTCAAAATACTCAAATGAAATACCTGCACTTTCTGATATTGATGTCTCTGCGAGTGTTAAATTTACTGTGGTTGTGGTACTAGTATCGGTGTCACTTACACAATGATTAAAAACAGGATTAGGTTTAATTACAGGTAAAGGATCTACTATTAATTCGATGGTTTTGCTAGCGTCATAACAATCGGCATTATTTATGTTTTCTACTCTAATAAAAACAGTTGTATTGTTTGTAACGCTGTAATCGGTGTCTTTATTTATTATTGTGCTACTATCATTAGTTTCTGCACCAGCCAAAGAAGTATGATATGAAACATTAAACTGGGAGCTTGGTAAACTTCCTAATATTTCTGAGTCTCTGGTGTTTAATACAAATGTATTGATTATTCCGTCTGTATCGTCGCCACTTTCTAAATTATCACAAATTCTGTAGGGCTCAGGTTGTGTTGCAATAGGTAATTCTGTAACGATTAAGTTAAAATCAGTAATATCGTAGCAGGCACTTGGTGCTTTTTTATTTTGAACTCTGGCATAAATGGTTTGTGAGCCAAACGAAGTAAGGTTTTTATAATTAGATGGTATGGTATCAACTCCTATTGTTGCTTTTGCAAGATCATCAAAATATAAAATTTCAAAATTTGCAGGGTTGGCAGTACCCAAAATTTCTGATGCTGTTAAAGCTCTCAAGTCAAAAGTATTAAACCCGTCATTATCTTCATCACAAACAGGAGGTATATTTGTACTGTTTGCTTTAGCAGCTTCAAAAACGTCTACATTAAAAGTACCATTGTATTCTATATCATTTCCACATTCGTCTTTAAGGTTTATTTTTAATGTATAAGCTCCAATATCTGCTGTGCTAATATTATTTAAGTTTAATTTATAATCTGGTGCAGCAGCAGATAATATCGTTTTTGTGGTTCCGTTGTCAAACGCCCATTCATATATAATATCTGTTCCAGTAACTTTTTCTGGGGTAATCGTTTTATTTTCTCCAATACAAAATTGCAAATCTTTAAAGTTTATTACTTCATTGGTTTCCTTGTCTTTAATTTCTATTGGTAATAACAAAGATGATAGAAAAGGAGGTAAGCCTTGCGATGCGGTTACTGCGCCTTCTCCAACTTTAACAGATAAGTGAGAGTAATTGCAAGCATCTTTTAATTGTTCTGGTCTGTTAATTACACTAATAAAATTAGATTGGTTAGACGTCCAATATATTTTCCCATCAGGACCTAGTTGTAGTGCGCCTCTAGAATTAAAATAGGTATGAATTAAATAAATGCTTTCATTTATTTCTTCGATAGTTGGTTTGGTTAAATCTATTTGATAAAGTGATTCATTGGCATCTCTAAAGTTTCCGGTGGATAAATACAATCTAGAACTAGAAGGAGAGAACTCTACACCATAAACATTATCAAAAATATTTATTCTATTAGTAATCGTAGAATTTTTAAAATTAGTTACTTTCCCTGTTTGGTCATCAAAATCGAAAATAAAAGCTCCTTCTGGCATGTTACCAGCAACGAGTGTTGTTCCGTCTGGAGAAACTTTTAGGTAACCTCTTGGATCTTGGCTGGAGTATGTTGGAACTTTGCTGATAGTTGGATTGTTTATATTTACCCCAGAATTATCAACTTTATAGGCATAAAACGTATCAAAAAAAGTAGATATTACCCAAAAGGCATTACATTCTTTAGCTCTAACTGCGGTAACTTTTTCAGACCAATTTACATGGTTTACTACGCTTCCTAAACTAACAGGTCCGGCCACAACATCTCCATTACCGCCATTGGCAGACATATCTATAGTATAATACCAAAAACCAGCATTGTCACTAGAACGAGCACCTACTGTAAATAAATAATAAATATTCGGTTTTCCTGGTGCAGGTACTGTTAATGCTGCTTGTGAGCTAGATGCATCTCCCTGTAATCCCACTCCGTTTGGCATCGGGCTATTATTTTTATCCCAAACGGTTAAGTTTTTTGAATTTGTTGAGGGGGCACCCACATAAAACAATAAGTTTCCGTTTACATCAGAAAAAGAAGAGCACCCCTCTAGAGTGCTCAGACTACTGCCATTAACTGGTACTGGTTTCCCAGAGTTAAAATCTAATGCAGCATTGTTACCAAAGTACCAAAAGTTGGCTTCTTTTTGGGCAAAAGAAATAGATACAGTAAAAAAAAATAATATAGGGAATAAGTACTTCATTTGATGTTTTTAATATTCTAAAACTCAAATATATTTAAAAACTACTACAAATCCCTCTTTTTTAACAAAGCATAAGACAAATAGATGAATATAAAAGTCCAAATTAGTACAATACTTACACTAAAGAATTCTACCGAATAATTTTTTGTAAAAGTTTCGCCAATTTGAGAAGCTACAGATTTTACAGCTCCTAATCTAGAAAATGGTTCTTTAATAAGGTTTGAAAGAGCTTCTAAAGGTAAAAACTGCATAATAGCATTAACTTTCTCAGAAATATTTTCCTCTCCTCTAAGGTTAATGAATAAAAAACCTCGAAAAAGGTTTTCAATAATAGACCAAACAACCATAGCTCCTACAGCGAAGGCAGATCTTTTTACTAAAATTCCAAAGAATAAACCCATGCTAAAAAAGCCTACAAGCTTAATAAAAAAGGCAAACAAGTAGCTTAAATCAGTAACAATAATAGAAATTTCGTTATAGTCTGAATACACAAAACCTAATATTAAAGAAACAACAAAAACAAATAGGGTAGAAATACAAGCAAAAGCAAGCACAGCGTAAAATTTAGACAGTATAAACTCTTTTTTACTTAAGCCATCTATAAGGTTTTGTTTTAATGTTTTATAGCTATATTCATTAGACATCATTGAAACTATAACTAATAATAAAAAGAATTTTAAGATAGCGGCAATGTAAGTATTAAAGTGCCAGATATAAGGAAAGTTAAAAATTCCCATTTCGGCAAGATGAAACTTTATGGGACCAATATTAAATTTTATAGCAGCAATTAATGCAATACATGTAAGAAGTCCGAAATAAATTAGAGATAGTACTTTACTTGCTGTGTTGTATTTTAATTTATGAAACTCTATGGTTAAAAGGCGTAACATTTATGTTTTATTTTAGTTGATATTTTTTGAAAGTTTGCACTGTTTTAAACAATTTAATTATTGTTTGTTAAATCTAAAAACTGCTGTTCTAAACTTGGTTTCCTTTTAACAAGGTGACTTAAAACAATACCTTTCTTAAAGAGAAAAGCATTCATTTCTTCAGCAGAAATACTTTCGTTTAGAGTGGCAATAATAGTTTCTTGTTCTTTAGACACTTTGTGTATTGCACTTAACTCTTTAAGCGCTTTTATTAAAAGAGTATCATCTTTTGCTACTTTTAATTCAAAGAAGCCTTTAGAAGCAGTCATTTCATCAACTCTACCGCTGTACAATTTTATTCCTTTTCTAATAACTACTACATGAGAGCAAACTTTTTCTACCTCGTCGAGTAGGTGAGAAGCCAATAATATGGTAGTTCCTGTACTAGCAATTTTATTAATTATAGTTCTAATTTCGTGAATTCCTTGAGGGTCTAAACCATTTGTAGGCTCATCTAAAATAAGTATTTCAGGATCATTTAGTAGTGCAGATGCAATAGCCAAACGCTGTTTCATACCCAAAGAAAATGTTTTAAACTTACTGTTTTTTCTTTCAAAAAGATTTACTGTTTTAAGTTTTTCATCAATTTTTTCAGATGATATTCCTTTGATTGTACAGATTAACTTTAAATTTTGCTCAGCAGTCATGTATGGATAAAAGTTGGGTCTCTCTATAATAGCACCCACTTTTTTTAAAGCCTCGTGAGTAGATAACTTTCCGTTAAACCAAGAAAATGAACCAGAGGTTCGGTTTACTACATTTAAAATAATTCCTAGAGTGGTAGATTTTCCACTTCCATTTGGACCAAGTATGCCATAAACATTTCCTTTTTGTATATCAAAAGAAAGGTTATTAACAGCATGAACTGATCCGTATTTTTTATCGAGGTTTTTGAGAGATAAGATTGTTTCCAAGTAAAAAAGTATTTAGTCGATTATGTTATTTAAGACGACTAATTTACACTTTTGTTACCAAATGTGGTGATATCAAATAAAATTGTAACCAAAAAGTTACAAGATGAAAGTTTGACAAGTAAATTTTATGTTGATTATCTATGTGATATTAATACTCATTATAGTCAAAATCATCATCGAAATGACCATATTCATCATCATTATCATCGTCTGCAAAAGGATCTTCTAGTTTATCGGCAATAAATTCTTTATCGGGAGCTTTTTCTGGAATTTCCCCCACAGAGAGTATAATTTGAGGTAAGTTTTCTTTATTTTCTGTTGATATTTCAATCACCTCAACATAAAAAGTCCACATTTTTAAAAAATCGTAAACATAAATTAATTTATCATTCTCTTGAGGTAATGTTTCACTTAAAGTACAATTGTGCATACAAATACCTGTTCCTGCTTCCTCCATATTAAACAAAGGTATTTCTTCCCCTTGGTTCCATTCGTTATCAGTTCTGTAAAAAGAGGCCATTTCTTGCCCTTCAAAACCAAATGACTTGGCAATACTTAAATGAAAGCTTTCTAAACTAATAGAATCGCCTACTAAAATAGTTCTAATTACATCTTCTTTACTGTCTAAAATTACCCGTATTTTGTACATATTATGCTTTAACTTTTCTGCAACAAAAATACAATTTTTTATATGTATTTTTACATATTTAATATATGAATATGGATAAGTCTACTATTTTAAATGCCTTTAATGAACGGTCGAAAAATACACTAATGGAAACTCTTGATATTGAATATATTGATGTAGGAGATGATTTTTTAACAGCTAAAATGCCTGTTACTTCAAAAGTGCATCAACCTTATGGACAACTTCATGGAGGAGCCACTGCGGCTTTAGCAGAAAGTGTAGGTAGTGCTGCTTCTAATTTTTTTATACACAACGAGCGTCAATTTATAAACGGAATTCAATTGTCTATCAATCATATAAAGAGTATGAAAGAGGGAATTGTATTTGCCACAGCAAAAAATATTCACAAAGGTAGAACGACTCATTTGTGGGAGGTGAAAGTTACCGATGAGGAAGGTAATTTAATCTCGGTAGCAAAAATGACAAATATTGTTTTAGATATTAAAAAATAATACTTTTTACAAGATATTTATGAACTCTAAAATAGCAGATTTTTTTTCTAAGAAACTTCCTTTTGTGGTTTATAGAAAGCCAAACGAAAATTTAATAAATGGTTTATTTATGAACAATTCTAAGTTAGTCTTTACCCAAGATTTTAACGAAGAGGGTTTTGTTTTTGCTCCTTTTGATAGTGATAAAAAAGCTGTTTTATTTCCAATTGATAACGCTACTTTAATTTCAGAAAGTTTTCATAGTAACATAATTAACAAGCAAGTATTAGCTAAACAAAATAGTGTTGATGACATTAAAAACGCTCATTTAAAGATTGTAAAAAATGCTATAGAAAAAATTAGTCAAGGAGATTTAAAAAAAGTGGTCATTTCTAGAAAAGAGTTAGTATCATTAAATAGTTTTGATGTTATTTCTCTATACAACAAACTTTTAACTACATATGCAACTGCTTTTGTATATGTTTGGTATCACCCAAAAGTTGGTTTATGGTTTGGAGCTTCTCCAGAAACTCTTTTAGAAACTACCAATACTCATTTTAAAACAATGTCTTTGGCAGGAACACAATTAGACAAAGGAACAGCCAATATTATTTGGCAAGCTAAAGAGTTGGAGGAGCAGCAAATGGTTACCACTTTTATAGAAAAACAGCTTCGCGATATTTCGTCAGATTTAAAAACGTTTACCACAGAAACTGTAAAAGCTGGCTCTTTGCTACATTTAAGAACCAAGGTTACTGGTGTTTTAAAGCCTAAGACTTCTTTAAAAAATTTGATAAGAGCTTTGCATCCAACACCGGCGGTTTGTGGATTGCCAAGAGATAAGGCAAAGGAATTTATACTTCATAATGAAACCTATGACAGAACTTTTTATACCGGATTTTTAGGTGAAATTAATTTTAAAAGCCAAGAAGATAATACTCTTAAAACAGCACTTTTTGTTAATTTAAGATGCATGAATATTAAAGATAAAGATGCTTGTATTTATGTAGGAGGTGGTATCACTAAAGAAAGCGACCCACTAAAAGAGTGGGAAGAAACAGTTTCTAAATCTTTAACAATGAAAAAAGTACTTATTTAATTCTATACTATTATTATTCTTTCCTTCAATTATACAAAAAACCACCTTAGTAATTTAAGGTGGTTTTTAAAGCTATTAAATTCAAATTAATTACACAAAAGAGGGTTACAAAGCCTCTCTTAAAAATTAATTACCAAGTATTGTGCCAAACTGTAATATCTAATTAAAAATATAATTATTTTAACTTTAACTTAATTTTTTAACAAAAATAACGACTCCAATTATAGAATCGTTATTTTTAAGAATATTATAATATTTTATAGCTATTGCTTATATAGCATGTTTGTGAGCTTTGTATGAAGAGCGCACTAATGGTCCACTTTCCACATACATAAAGCCCATTTCTAAGCCTATGGTTTCGTATTTTTTAAACTGTTCTGGTGTTATAAATTCTTTTAGTGGTAGGTGCATTTTTGTTGGTTGTAAATACTGTCCAATAGTAATAATATCACAATTTACATCACGCAAATCTTTCATGGTTTGTATTACTTCTTCTTCTGTTTCACCAAGTCCCAGCATTAAACCAGTTTTTGTTCGCATTCCGTTTTGTTTTAAATATCTTAAAACTTCCAAACTTCTATCGTACTTTGCTTGAATTCTTACCTCCCTTGTTAATCTTCTAACAGTTTCCATATTATGAGAAACTACCTCTGGATGAACTGCTATAATTCTATCCATTTGTTTCGTATTTCCTTGAAAATCTGGAATTAAGGTTTCTAGAGTCGTATTCGGATTTGCTCTCCGTATAGCTTCTACAGTTTCTGCCCAAATTATAGAACCACCATCTTTTAAGTCATCCCTATCTACAGAGGTTATTACGGCGTGTTTAATACCCATAATTTTTATTGAACGGGCTACTTTTTCAGGTTCGTCCCATTCTACCGTTTCTGGTCTTCCTGTTTTTACTCCACAAAAGCCACAAGAACGTGTACAAATATTTCCTAAAATCATAAATGTAGCCGTTCCTTCTCCCCAACATTCTCCCATATTCGGACAACTACCACTTGTACAAATGGTGTTTAGTTTGTATTTATCTACCAAACCACGTAATTCGGTATATTTTTTTCCAACAGGAAGTTTTACACGAAGCCATTTTGGTTTTTTAGGTCTTTCTGGAGCTATTACAGATTCTATTGCCATTTTTATTGAATTTGAAATGCAAAGATACAAAGGAAAGATTAAAATTGTTGTTAAAATCTAACGAAGAGTGAGGGCTTTAGATTCTTTTAAGAAAAAATAATTTAATAATAAATTCTATGAAGTTATTTTTTTTACTAAAGAATTTTTTACAAACTAATTATAAACCATAAGCTAAAACTGATTAGAAAAATAATACCAATAATGCTTACTATTTTTAAATAAATACCAGGTCTGTAATTTTCTGGTGTATGTTTCCCAGTGATTAATTTGTAATTTAAAATAGCGTAAAAAGGAGCTGTTAGAAATGATAATATGGTCGCAATTTTAATAAGCATTCCCATATTGTTTATAAAATAGTTGAGAATACAAAAAGTGCCAATAAATAGTAGAAATATCCAAAACCAGTAACCTTTCTTAAAGCGAGTATTAAAAAGAAGATTCGTTGTTTTATTCATTGCTCTTGGCGAAGCATCTAAAGTTGTTATTGTCGTACTAAACATTGTTGTAAAAGCGGCAATTGCTATGAATATATATGAGTAGCTTCCTAAGTTTTTTGTATATAAGTTAATGAGTTGTTGTGCAAAAAGTCCTCCTTTATCAGAAAAATTTTCTCCAGATTTATACATCACTAAGGCCCCTAGAAGAACAAAACATATTCCTAAAAATAAGGCTCCTAAATATCCGATATTAAAATCGAATATCGCAGCATTTTTTGAAGCTCTTTTTAAGTTACTTTTGTCTTTTTCTACAGACCAAATAGAATGCCAAATAGAAATGTCTAGTGGTGCAGGCATCCATCCTAAAAATGCAATAAGAAATGTAATTTCTACACTACCAGATGGTAAAATTTGGGCAACATTAAAGGCTTCTTTTGTGTTTGTAAATGCAACTAAAAGTGCAATAATGGTGCTAATGGTTAGAATAGCTATTATGTACTTCATTAGGTTGTCTAAGAGTCTGTATTTTCCAAATAGCAGAATAAAAATACTCACTAACATTATAATAACAGACCACGTTACTAAATTTGTGGTAATGCCAAATATTTGAGAAGCTAAACCAGCGGTTACGATAGTTACAGCCGCTTGAATGGTAAACATGGTAGCAAAATTAATTAGGTAATAAATAGCGAGTAATGGTTTGCCCATTTTTTTATAACCATCTAACAAGGTTTCTCCTGTTGCTGCTGCATATCTTGGTCCAAACTGAAAAAACGGATATTTGAAAATATGTGCTAAAAAAACTGCCCAAATAAGTCCAAATCCAAATTCTGCACCAGCTCTTGTAGACTGTACCAAATGTGAAACACCAATTGCAGCACCAGCAAACAGTAATCCAGGTCCAATAGATTGTAGAATTTTTTTTCTCATTATCGGTTCTATTTTAAGTAGTTTTAAGCTAAAATAGTAGCACTTAAGTTACATTGCTAATATCAATTTTATAAAAAAGTTAGTTTTTGTTTATAATGGCAGCAAGTAGTTTTTTTGCTCTTAAAAGTTTAACCTTAACATTATTAATTGGTTCTTCTATTTGCATAGAGATTTCTTTGTAGCTTAATTCTTGAAAATAACGTAATTGAATTACTTGTTGGTATTTAGGCTTTAATTGCTTAATGTCTTGTAAAAGTTTTGCTAAGTTTTGTTCTCCTATTATTTTGTCTTCGGGAGTTGGACTTTCATCAATAACTAAATAAACCTTGTCTTCTTGCTCTTTTGTTGTTTCAATAGAGTTGTTTTTTTTTCGAAGTAAATCGATATGGATATTTTTAGATATTGTTATTAGCCATGTTTTAAATACATAGGTATCGTTATAACTTTCAATTTTATCAAAAGCTTTTGAAAATGTTTGAATAGTAATATCTTCAGCATCATTCTCGCTTTTTGTTCTTTTAAGCTGATAATTATATACTTGAGGCCAAAATAAATCTAGTATATAACGAAAAGCAGCCTGATTACCATTTTTTGCTTTGTTTATATAGTCCGATAAATTAGTGCGTTCTATTTCCAATGAGTTGGTTTTGATATAAAATTTGTTATAAAGATACTAAATTGAAATAATAATAAGCCAATTTCTAGTAAGGGTATATAAAATGTAATACCTCTTTCTTTAAACTTATTTGCCACTAAAGTTAGTACTGTAATCTGTACACCAAAATAGAGGCAAAAACTTACAGAAACAAATTCAAAAGAGTAGGAGATCGCCAAAAATATACCTATTATATATATCATAATTTTAGTAAAAAAGAAATTGGCAAGAAGTATTTTGTGCTTATTTTGATAATAATTAGCTGTAGAAATATGTCTTCTTTTTTGTCGAAACCATTTTTTAAATGAGGAGGGAGCATTTGAAATAGTAAAACTTTTGGGGTGTATGCAAAGAGTTGTGTTTTCTTTATTGGCAGCATCTTGTATAAATAAATCGTCATCTCCAGATTTTATATGCAAGTGACTTGCAAAACCTTTTACTTTATAAAACTCCTTTTTCTGATATGCCAAATTTCTTCCAACTCCCATATATGGAATTCCTATTTTGGCATAACTGAAATATTGAATTGCAGTTAATAAAGTTTCGAAACGCACAAACAAATTTACTAGAGTTTTGTTTCTTTTGTATTTACCATATCCTAAAACAATGGTCTTATTTTGGTTAAAGTACTTTGCTGTTTCAGAAATCCAAAATTTTGAGGCTGGTTTACAATCTGCATCTGTAAAAAAATAAGGTTTCATACTTTGCAGCTTTAATACCTAGGGTAAGTGCATATTTTTTATTCCCCCAGAAATTTTCGTTATTTTCTACATTAACAATTTTAACATTATCGTTCTCTTTTTGAAATTCTTTCATAACAGAAAGAGTTTCATCAGTAGAACCATCGTTTATAAGTACAACTTCAAAAGAATGGTAAGATTGATTTAGAATTGTTGGTATGTTTTCCCGTAGATTTTCAGCTTCATTTTTTGCACATACTAATACTGAAACACCATTTATGCCACTACTTTTATGAGTAGTGTTTTTGTGAAAAAGTAATGATGAAAATAAAATATAATACAGAATTTGTATGCCAATAAAAGCCACAAATATGCAGATAAGAATGGCTATAATCATCTATAAAAATGTAAATTAGTTGTGTTGTGGCTCAGAGCATGAAGCATATTCTTCTGGCGTTTTACCGCAAAAACCACAAGATTCTCCTTCTTTATTTAACATAGGATTTTGACTGGCACAAGTTCCAGCAAATTTACCGTCTTTTTTTGCCCAAATTTTAATAGCAATTCCGGCTACACCTAAACCTAATAATCCTAAAGTAAGAAGTAGTAATTTCATAAATTTAATTTCTAATACAAAGATACATAATCTACATTTTATCAAAAAAGAATAGATCACTAAATTTTTAAGTACTAATCATAAAGCTTCCTAAGCTTATAGGCTTTTAAAAATTAGTAATTAAATAGAATTTAAAATAGTTGTTATTGTATGATATTTACTTCAATTTCGAGTGAAATGTCAAATTTTTCGATAACAGATTTTTGAATTTTTTTAGCTAAATTATAAATTTCTATACCTGTGGCATTGCCATAGTTAACTAGTACC encodes:
- a CDS encoding glycosyltransferase family 2 protein, which encodes MKPYFFTDADCKPASKFWISETAKYFNQNKTIVLGYGKYKRNKTLVNLFVRFETLLTAIQYFSYAKIGIPYMGVGRNLAYQKKEFYKVKGFASHLHIKSGDDDLFIQDAANKENTTLCIHPKSFTISNAPSSFKKWFRQKRRHISTANYYQNKHKILLANFFFTKIMIYIIGIFLAISYSFEFVSVSFCLYFGVQITVLTLVANKFKERGITFYIPLLEIGLLLFQFSIFITNFISKPTHWK
- a CDS encoding glycosyltransferase; the encoded protein is MIIAILICIFVAFIGIQILYYILFSSLLFHKNTTHKSSGINGVSVLVCAKNEAENLRENIPTILNQSYHSFEVVLINDGSTDETLSVMKEFQKENDNVKIVNVENNENFWGNKKYALTLGIKAAKYETLFFYRCRL
- a CDS encoding membrane or secreted protein: MKLLLLTLGLLGLGVAGIAIKIWAKKDGKFAGTCASQNPMLNKEGESCGFCGKTPEEYASCSEPQHN